The following coding sequences are from one Streptomyces sp. NBC_01232 window:
- a CDS encoding O-acetyl-ADP-ribose deacetylase, with the protein MVRITLVRGDITAEKADAIVNAANSSLLGGGGVDGAIHRRGGPEILAACEDLRRSHYGKGLATGRAVATTAGRLAAGHVIHTVGPVFSRDEDRSELLASCYRESLRVADGLGARTVAFPAISTGIYGWPMDDGARIAVETVRGARTEVQEVRFVLYDAAAFEVFEAAVAAAG; encoded by the coding sequence ATGGTCCGTATCACCCTGGTCCGCGGCGACATCACCGCGGAGAAGGCCGACGCCATCGTCAACGCGGCCAACTCCTCGCTGCTCGGCGGCGGCGGGGTCGACGGCGCCATCCACCGGCGCGGCGGGCCGGAGATCCTCGCGGCCTGCGAGGACCTGCGCCGCTCGCACTACGGCAAGGGGCTGGCGACGGGCCGGGCCGTCGCCACCACGGCCGGGCGGCTCGCCGCCGGGCACGTCATCCACACGGTGGGCCCGGTCTTCTCGCGCGACGAGGACCGCTCCGAGCTGCTGGCCTCCTGCTACCGCGAATCGCTGCGGGTTGCCGACGGGCTGGGAGCCCGCACGGTCGCCTTCCCGGCCATCTCCACCGGAATCTACGGCTGGCCGATGGACGACGGGGCGCGGATCGCGGTGGAGACGGTGCGCGGCGCCCGGACCGAGGTGCAGGAGGTGCGGTTCGTGCTCTACGACGCGGCCGCCTTCGAGGTATTCGAGGCGGCGGTGGCCGCCGCCGGCTGA
- a CDS encoding Lrp/AsnC family transcriptional regulator, which produces MDAVDLQIIRELQADGRLSNQDLADRVRLSPSPCLRRVRRLEEAGLIRGYTAMVDQVAFGLPVTVFVRIRLERHTAEAVRLFEEHVAVIEHIQDCYLMAGSSDYLLRVVIEDLEAYESLVRHRIHAIPGIASIESSFAFGSVKQSRTYPRPAPGAAGRSAR; this is translated from the coding sequence GACGGCCGCCTGTCCAACCAGGACCTCGCCGACCGTGTCCGGCTGTCCCCGTCGCCCTGTCTGCGCCGGGTACGACGGCTGGAGGAGGCGGGCCTGATCCGCGGCTACACGGCCATGGTGGACCAGGTCGCCTTCGGGCTTCCGGTCACCGTCTTCGTCCGGATCCGCCTGGAACGCCACACGGCGGAAGCGGTGCGGCTGTTCGAGGAGCACGTCGCCGTCATCGAGCACATCCAGGACTGCTACCTGATGGCGGGCAGCAGCGACTACCTGCTCCGCGTCGTCATCGAGGACCTGGAGGCCTACGAGTCCCTGGTGCGCCACCGGATCCACGCCATCCCCGGGATCGCCTCGATCGAATCGAGCTTCGCGTTCGGCAGCGTCAAGCAGTCCCGGACCTACCCCCGGCCCGCGCCGGGCGCGGCGGGACGCTCCGCGCGCTGA
- a CDS encoding phytoene desaturase family protein, with amino-acid sequence MPSILDVVVVGAGPNGLTAAVELARRGFSVAVFEAADTVGGGARTEELTLPGFRHDPCSAVHPLGIGSPVFATMPLKRYGLEWLHAPLPMAHPFDDGTAAVLSRSVAETAASLGPRDAGAYRRLVGPFLGKWDTLARDFMSLPSTALPRDPLTLARFGLRGLPPSTWLLSRFRDERARALFAGLVAHVIAPLDGIATSAVGLVFALAAHANGWPMPRGGSQSVSDALAGYLRDLGGTVHTGFEVKRLDDLPPARAYVFDTSPTALARIARLGRAYDGYRYGASVFKLDYALDGPVPWTAEEPRRAGTVQIGPRARDIDAALQLASGGRAPRNPFLITAQPSLVDPSRAPEGKHVFWAYGHVPAGWDGDLTEAVESQLERFAPGFRDLVLARATAGPPRLAARNPNYVGGDIACGAASGLQLLLRPKLSLTPYSTAHPAVFLCSSATPPGPGVHGMSGHNAAKAVWRHLRKGS; translated from the coding sequence GTGCCGTCGATTCTCGATGTGGTCGTGGTGGGGGCGGGGCCGAACGGGCTGACGGCCGCCGTCGAACTGGCCCGGCGCGGCTTCTCGGTGGCGGTCTTCGAAGCCGCCGACACGGTCGGCGGCGGCGCCCGGACCGAGGAGCTCACCCTTCCCGGCTTCCGGCACGACCCCTGCTCGGCGGTGCACCCGCTCGGCATCGGCTCGCCGGTCTTCGCCACGATGCCGCTGAAGAGGTACGGGCTGGAGTGGCTGCACGCCCCGCTGCCCATGGCGCACCCCTTCGACGACGGCACGGCCGCCGTCCTGTCCCGCTCGGTCGCCGAGACGGCGGCGTCCCTCGGGCCGCGCGACGCGGGCGCCTACCGGCGACTGGTCGGTCCGTTCCTCGGCAAATGGGACACCCTGGCCCGGGACTTCATGTCGCTGCCGAGCACCGCCCTGCCCCGGGACCCGCTCACGCTCGCCCGCTTCGGCCTCCGCGGACTGCCGCCCTCCACCTGGCTCCTGAGCCGCTTCCGCGACGAACGGGCCCGCGCGCTGTTCGCGGGCCTCGTCGCCCACGTCATCGCACCGCTCGACGGGATCGCCACCAGCGCCGTCGGCCTCGTCTTCGCGCTGGCCGCGCACGCGAACGGCTGGCCGATGCCGCGCGGTGGCTCGCAGTCCGTCTCCGACGCCCTCGCCGGATACCTGCGCGACCTCGGCGGGACCGTCCACACCGGCTTCGAGGTCAAGCGGCTCGACGACCTCCCGCCGGCACGCGCCTACGTCTTCGACACCTCGCCGACCGCGCTGGCCCGGATCGCCCGCCTGGGGCGCGCGTACGACGGCTACCGGTACGGCGCCTCGGTGTTCAAGCTCGACTACGCGCTGGACGGCCCCGTTCCGTGGACGGCCGAGGAGCCGCGCCGCGCCGGCACCGTCCAGATCGGCCCGCGCGCCCGGGACATCGACGCCGCCCTGCAGCTCGCCTCCGGCGGCCGGGCCCCGCGCAACCCCTTCCTCATCACCGCGCAGCCCAGCCTGGTCGACCCGAGCCGGGCACCCGAGGGCAAGCACGTGTTCTGGGCGTACGGACACGTCCCCGCGGGCTGGGACGGCGATCTCACCGAGGCCGTCGAATCCCAACTGGAGCGCTTCGCCCCGGGATTCCGCGACCTGGTGCTCGCCCGCGCCACGGCCGGCCCGCCCCGGCTCGCCGCCCGCAACCCCAACTACGTGGGCGGGGACATCGCCTGCGGGGCCGCTTCGGGACTCCAGCTCCTGCTGCGCCCCAAGCTGTCCCTCACCCCGTACTCGACGGCCCACCCGGCGGTCTTCCTCTGCTCCTCGGCGACCCCGCCGGGCCCGGGCGTGCACGGCATGTCCGGGCACAACGCCGCGAAGGCGGTCTGGCGGCACCTGCGAAAGGGCTCCTGA